The Glycine soja cultivar W05 chromosome 6, ASM419377v2, whole genome shotgun sequence genome has a window encoding:
- the LOC114416573 gene encoding uncharacterized protein LOC114416573 translates to MEVSCKILRRSIHSFLQNYHYFTSTAAFLALPFSASILLSEAFVPASSSLLPQIHSHLRTLFDAAGFPSTSQLFTILNLKVSQTITSSIFTLPFTLTFLLIAKASIIQALNHHKPTLPTSFTSMVFHYKPLLLTYIYNSFFILSANASCFCLLFLAFTFAEGLGYTSPSSTLFMSAAAAVLFSVILANALVICNMALTLSGMEGHGGYMAILKACVMLRGKTSMALFLALPANVGLAAIEALFQFRVVRAFRNGEMSSRPFMALEAIFIAYLFSVFITIDTIVSCMFYKSCKVGLRGDQEDKHFLRIEFPEEEGNCGYMVLKNFEELP, encoded by the coding sequence ATGGAGGTTTCATGCAAAATTTTGAGAAGATCAATCCAcagttttcttcaaaactacCATTATTTTACCTCAACTGCAGCTTTTCTAGCCCTTCCTTTCTCCGCATCAATACTCCTATCAGAAGCTTTTGTGCCAGCCTCTTCATCCCTCTTGCCTCAGATACACAGTCACCTAAGGACTCTCTTTGATGCCGCAGGCTTTCCTTCCACATCACAATTGTTTACCATTCTCAACCTTAAGGTTTCTCAAACAATCACTTCCTCAATCTTCACCCTTCCCTTTACTCTCACATTTCTCCTCATTGCAAAAGCATCCATAATTCAAGCTCTAAATCACCACAAACCAACTTTGCCAACTTCCTTCACTTCCATGGTGTTCCATTACAAGCCTCTTCTACTTACCTACATCTACAACTCTTTCTTCATTCtctcagcaaatgcatcttgcttttgcctcctcTTTTTGGCCTTCACCTTTGCTGAAGGGCTGGGATACACTTCACCAAGTTCCACACTTTTTATGTCAGCTGCAGCTGCAGTTCTCTTTTCTGTTATCCTTGCCAATGCACTTGTGATTTGCAACATGGCACTGACACTATCTGGCATGGAGGGACATGGAGGGTACATGGCAATTCTGAAGGCCTGTGTTATGCTAAGGGGAAAGACATCAATGGCTTTGTTCCTGGCACTTCCTGCCAATGTAGGACTTGCTGCCATTGAGGCCTTGTTCCAGTTCAGGGTTGTAAGAGCCTTTCGCAATGGTGAAATGTCATCAAGGCCTTTTATGGCTTTAGAGGCCATTTTCATTGCCTATTTGTTCTCAGTTTTCATCACCATTGACACAATTGTGAGCTGCATGTTTTACAAAAGCTGCAAGGTGGGATTGAGGGGTGATCAGGAAGACAAACATTTTTTGAGGATTGAATTCCCTGAGGAGGAGGGCAATTGTGGTTACATGGTATTGAAGAATTTTGAAGAACTACCTTAA